In Bradyrhizobium sp. G127, one genomic interval encodes:
- a CDS encoding tripartite tricarboxylate transporter permease: MDVLLNVAHGFGVALTPINLLYCFIGVFIGTLVGVLPGIGPISAMSLLLPVTLSASPESGIIMMAGIYYGSMYGGSTTSILVNIPGEAASVVTCIDGHQMAKQGRAGPALGISALGSFIAGTFALIALMFIAPTLASVAVAFGPAEYFSLMVLGLVVLTFLTQGSMAKALLMACIGLVLGLIGLDSITAMPRLTFGRLELIDGIGLVPVVMGLFGVAEVLINIEQVIKRDVIDAKITQLLPNKEDWKASGGPIGRGTILGFFLGILPGGGAVVASFASYALEKKLSKTPERFGKGAIEGVAGPEAANNAAAGGAFIPLMTLGIPPNVVMALLLGAFVIHGLQPGPLMITQNPGLFWGIIASMYIGNVMLLILNLPLIGMWVQLLKLPYNVLFPLILLFTIVGVYCSSNNVFDVYVMVGFGVIGYLMRKFGYEPAPLVLAFVLGPLLENNLRKSLILSQGDLMTFVQRPISAACLVLAAILLIGPLLPSLRKKRELVALDEGA; this comes from the coding sequence ATGGATGTTCTTCTCAATGTTGCGCACGGCTTCGGTGTCGCGCTGACGCCAATTAACCTGCTGTATTGTTTCATCGGTGTTTTCATCGGCACACTGGTCGGCGTGCTGCCGGGCATCGGCCCGATCTCGGCGATGTCGCTGCTGCTGCCGGTGACGCTGTCGGCGTCGCCGGAATCCGGCATTATCATGATGGCGGGCATCTACTACGGCTCGATGTATGGCGGCTCGACTACGTCGATTCTGGTCAACATTCCGGGCGAAGCGGCGTCGGTGGTGACCTGCATCGACGGTCACCAGATGGCAAAGCAGGGTCGGGCGGGACCGGCGCTCGGCATCTCTGCGCTGGGCTCGTTCATCGCAGGCACCTTTGCGCTGATTGCGCTGATGTTCATCGCGCCGACGCTGGCCAGCGTCGCGGTCGCGTTCGGCCCAGCGGAATATTTCAGCCTGATGGTGCTGGGCCTCGTGGTGCTGACATTCCTCACGCAAGGTTCGATGGCCAAGGCGCTGCTGATGGCCTGCATCGGCCTCGTGCTCGGGCTGATCGGGCTCGACAGCATCACGGCAATGCCGCGCCTGACCTTCGGCCGTCTCGAACTGATCGACGGCATCGGCCTCGTACCGGTGGTGATGGGCCTGTTCGGCGTTGCCGAAGTGCTGATCAACATCGAGCAGGTGATCAAGCGCGATGTGATCGACGCCAAAATCACGCAGCTACTGCCCAATAAAGAGGACTGGAAGGCGAGCGGCGGCCCGATCGGACGCGGCACCATTCTTGGTTTTTTCCTCGGCATTCTGCCCGGGGGCGGCGCGGTGGTGGCATCGTTTGCGTCCTATGCGCTGGAGAAGAAGCTGTCGAAAACGCCAGAGCGCTTCGGCAAGGGCGCGATCGAAGGCGTGGCGGGGCCGGAGGCCGCCAACAACGCCGCTGCCGGCGGCGCGTTCATTCCGCTGATGACGCTCGGCATTCCGCCGAACGTGGTGATGGCGCTGCTGCTCGGCGCGTTCGTCATTCACGGCTTGCAGCCGGGGCCTCTGATGATCACGCAGAACCCCGGCCTGTTCTGGGGCATCATTGCCAGCATGTATATCGGCAACGTCATGCTGCTGATCCTCAACCTGCCGCTGATCGGCATGTGGGTGCAACTCCTGAAGCTGCCCTACAACGTGCTGTTTCCACTGATCCTGCTGTTCACGATTGTGGGCGTCTATTGCAGCAGCAACAACGTGTTCGATGTTTATGTAATGGTCGGCTTCGGCGTGATCGGCTACCTGATGCGCAAGTTCGGTTACGAGCCCGCACCACTGGTGCTTGCCTTCGTGCTCGGGCCGCTCTTGGAGAACAACCTGCGCAAGTCGCTGATCCTGTCGCAGGGCGATCTGATGACCTTCGTGCAGCGCCCGATCTCGGCGGCGTGCCTTGTGCTCGCGGCGATCCTGCTGATCGGCCCGCTGCTGCCGTCCTTGCGCAAGAAACGCGAACTGGTCGCGCTCGACGAGGGGGCATAA
- a CDS encoding tripartite tricarboxylate transporter TctB family protein: MNNDVRAKLALNNSELWGGLVGLALGIFVIWAGLKLRIGSINDPGSGFVLFYTGILMCVFAITIITAAITEGGPSVASLWAGTRWTKPLVVVVCLAAFAFLFEPLGFLLSSIPLLLLLLRVIDPVRWTLAVPLAVLVPLGVWFVLKRALLIQLPSGIFGIG; the protein is encoded by the coding sequence ATGAACAATGATGTCAGAGCGAAACTCGCGCTGAACAATTCCGAACTATGGGGCGGGCTGGTTGGCCTCGCGCTCGGCATCTTCGTGATCTGGGCCGGCCTCAAGCTCAGGATCGGCAGCATCAACGATCCGGGCTCCGGTTTCGTGCTGTTCTACACCGGCATCCTGATGTGCGTGTTTGCGATCACGATCATCACTGCGGCCATCACGGAAGGTGGTCCCAGCGTCGCGTCATTATGGGCCGGAACGCGCTGGACCAAGCCGCTGGTGGTGGTTGTCTGCCTGGCGGCTTTCGCTTTCCTGTTCGAGCCGCTGGGTTTCCTGCTGTCGTCGATCCCGTTGTTGCTCCTGCTGTTGCGGGTGATCGATCCGGTGCGCTGGACGCTGGCGGTGCCGCTCGCGGTGCTGGTGCCGCTCGGCGTCTGGTTCGTGCTGAAGCGCGCGCTCCTCATTCAGTTGCCTTCAGGCATCTTCGGTATCGGGTAA
- a CDS encoding tripartite tricarboxylate transporter substrate binding protein produces MTAAAVAASCSMAAAQDYPTKPITLIVPWPAGGSTDISMRAIADSASKILGQPVVVDNKAGGGGTVGPATMAAAAKPDGYTISQIPITVFRLPLMQQVSWDASKDFTYIVHLTGYTFGVTTNAESQFKTWKDVVDFAKANPGKVTYATPGAGTSLHIGMEQIAAKAGIKLTQVPFKGGAETNAAVLGNHTMLQADSTGWRPLVDAGKLRLLMVWTDKRSPNFPDAPTLKELGYSMVYDSPFGIAGPKGMDPKIVAKLHDAFKKAIEDPAVIATLAKFDMVANYKNTEDYVKFVAEVTESERKVIDSLGLTKKTN; encoded by the coding sequence ATGACCGCGGCCGCCGTTGCTGCATCGTGCAGCATGGCGGCGGCCCAGGATTATCCCACCAAACCGATCACGCTGATCGTGCCATGGCCGGCCGGCGGCTCGACCGACATTTCGATGCGGGCGATCGCGGACAGCGCGTCGAAGATTCTCGGCCAGCCTGTTGTCGTGGACAACAAGGCGGGCGGCGGCGGCACGGTCGGCCCGGCCACCATGGCGGCAGCGGCCAAGCCGGACGGTTACACGATCTCGCAGATTCCGATCACGGTGTTCCGTTTGCCGCTAATGCAGCAGGTGTCGTGGGACGCCTCGAAGGACTTCACCTACATCGTGCATCTCACCGGCTACACCTTCGGCGTGACCACCAACGCGGAGTCGCAGTTCAAGACCTGGAAGGACGTGGTGGATTTCGCCAAGGCTAATCCGGGCAAGGTAACTTATGCGACGCCGGGCGCGGGGACTTCGCTCCATATCGGCATGGAGCAGATTGCGGCCAAGGCCGGGATCAAGCTGACCCAGGTGCCGTTCAAGGGCGGGGCCGAGACCAACGCCGCCGTGCTCGGCAATCACACCATGTTGCAGGCGGATTCCACCGGATGGCGGCCGCTGGTCGATGCCGGCAAGCTGCGCCTCTTGATGGTGTGGACCGACAAGCGTTCGCCGAATTTCCCCGACGCGCCGACCCTCAAGGAACTGGGCTATTCGATGGTCTACGATTCGCCGTTCGGCATCGCTGGCCCCAAGGGCATGGACCCGAAGATCGTCGCCAAGCTGCACGACGCGTTCAAGAAGGCGATCGAGGATCCCGCGGTGATCGCTACGCTGGCGAAGTTCGACATGGTGGCGAACTACAAGAACACCGAGGACTACGTGAAGTTCGTCGCCGAAGTCACCGAATCCGAACGCAAGGTGATCGACTCGCTCGGGCTTACAAAGAAGACCAACTGA
- the nikR gene encoding nickel-responsive transcriptional regulator NikR: protein MQRVTITLDDELMAELDRMIVEHGYQNRSEAIRDFARAGMQQAAQDTGKNGDCVAALVYVYDHAARDLSNRLVNNFHDHHDLSLATLHVHLDNDNCMEITALKGSAADVKHLAEHVIAERGVRYGRVVMIPTEAGAKPSAARKKHVHRHT from the coding sequence ATGCAGCGCGTCACCATCACCCTCGACGACGAACTCATGGCCGAACTGGATCGCATGATCGTCGAGCACGGCTACCAGAACCGCTCCGAGGCAATCCGCGATTTCGCCCGCGCCGGGATGCAGCAGGCGGCGCAGGACACCGGCAAGAACGGCGACTGCGTGGCGGCGCTGGTCTATGTCTACGATCACGCCGCGCGCGATCTCTCCAACCGGCTGGTCAACAATTTCCACGATCATCACGATCTGTCGCTGGCGACGCTGCATGTGCATCTCGACAATGACAACTGCATGGAAATCACGGCGCTGAAGGGCAGCGCAGCGGACGTGAAACATCTCGCCGAGCACGTCATCGCCGAGCGCGGCGTCCGCTACGGCCGCGTGGTCATGATCCCGACCGAGGCCGGTGCCAAGCCATCAGCCGCGCGCAAAAAGCACGTCCACCGGCACACCTGA
- a CDS encoding Zn-dependent hydrolase, giving the protein MTKTKSNLQIDSARLWGDIHETAKFGGTPKGGVKRLTLGPEDKQVRDWFRAACEKAGCEVRVDALGTMFAIRPGRDMSKPPIGIGSHLDTQPTGGKFDGILGTLAALEVVRAMNDAGIETEAPICVCNWTNEEGSRYAPAMMASAAYSGEYTTEDILSRKDADGITVAEALDTIGYRGADAVGKQRFSAFVELHIEQGPLLEAENKTIGVVDRGQGIIWYDGTISGFASHAGTTPMPLRKDALAAFSEVVLAVEKLARDHGPHAVGTIGEVKIDNPSRNVIPGDLAFSAEFRSPDSATLDALHDSLQKAVAEIAARRRVTINLEKIWRKEPTVFDKRLVDAVANATQELGYSNRRITSGAGHDACNLATVMPAAMIFVPCKDGISHNELEDATQADCTAGANVLLHTVLVLAGVASEAKAGG; this is encoded by the coding sequence ATGACAAAAACCAAGTCCAATCTTCAGATCGATTCCGCGCGCCTCTGGGGCGACATCCACGAAACCGCGAAATTCGGCGGCACGCCCAAGGGCGGCGTGAAGCGGCTCACCCTCGGGCCGGAAGACAAGCAGGTGCGCGACTGGTTCCGCGCCGCATGCGAGAAAGCGGGCTGCGAGGTCCGCGTTGATGCGCTGGGCACCATGTTCGCGATCCGGCCCGGCCGCGACATGTCGAAGCCGCCGATCGGCATCGGCTCGCACCTCGACACCCAGCCCACCGGCGGCAAGTTCGACGGCATTCTCGGCACGCTGGCCGCGCTCGAAGTGGTCCGCGCCATGAACGACGCCGGCATCGAAACCGAAGCGCCGATCTGCGTCTGCAACTGGACCAACGAGGAAGGCTCGCGCTACGCGCCGGCCATGATGGCGTCCGCCGCCTATTCGGGCGAATATACCACCGAGGATATTCTTTCACGCAAGGACGCCGACGGCATCACCGTCGCCGAGGCGCTCGACACCATCGGCTATCGCGGCGCGGATGCTGTGGGGAAACAGAGATTCAGCGCCTTCGTCGAACTGCACATCGAACAGGGACCGCTACTCGAGGCCGAGAACAAGACAATCGGCGTGGTGGATCGCGGCCAGGGCATCATCTGGTACGACGGCACGATTTCAGGCTTTGCCAGCCACGCCGGCACCACGCCGATGCCTTTGCGCAAGGACGCGCTGGCCGCATTCTCCGAAGTCGTGCTCGCGGTGGAGAAACTTGCGCGCGATCACGGGCCGCACGCGGTCGGCACCATCGGCGAAGTGAAGATCGACAACCCGTCGCGCAACGTCATTCCCGGTGACCTCGCGTTTTCAGCGGAATTCCGCAGCCCGGACTCGGCGACGCTCGATGCGCTGCATGACAGCTTGCAGAAAGCGGTCGCGGAAATCGCTGCACGACGCAGGGTGACGATCAATCTCGAAAAGATCTGGCGCAAGGAGCCGACCGTGTTCGACAAAAGGCTGGTCGACGCGGTGGCAAACGCGACACAGGAGCTGGGCTATTCGAACCGCCGCATCACCTCCGGAGCGGGTCATGATGCCTGTAATCTCGCCACCGTGATGCCCGCCGCGATGATCTTCGTGCCGTGCAAGGACGGCATCAGCCACAACGAACTGGAAGACGCGACGCAGGCCGACTGCACGGCCGGCGCCAACGTGCTGCTGCATACGGTTCTGGTGCTAGCCGGCGTTGCGTCGGAGGCAAAGGCAGGCGGCTAG